The genomic region gaaaaatctttccaacactgCCGGCCTCGATAAATCAAACAAGCCTCGGTGTGAAAGAGAAAAATATCACGATCTGACGATCCCACATATCCAGTGGCTGTCCCGAGCTCACTGGCACATCAAACTCTGAGGGCCCTGAATAGGCTAGTTAATACAATGTTGCAATTTATCTAGCAACAGGCCCAACTCAGTGATAATTTGTTATGTTGCACTTCACTAGCAATAGCTCAACTCAAGACAGATTgaaagagaggcagacaggcgTAGTAGAGAGATGAATGTAATTGAAGGAACACGAATTTTCACCAGGatattttctgttttttattttgtcgACTTTAGGTCCATGTATTTCAATTAGTTGATGACGCagcctactgctgcattggccataggctatctctgagttcctTACTCTCATTTCTTTAACCTCTAAATGATCACAGTGAATACCAACTTTTAGCACAGATACTGGGGCAAAGTTTTCAGCCATTAAATTCACCCACATTTGGCTCCATGTACACTACAATTACGACACTAGGTTGTTACTTATTTTTAATTGGTCCGTGGGCCATTTGCCCATCCCTGGGCCTGGATTAGACCAAGCATCTGGGCTCTTAACAAAACATCCCGGGTCAGAATATACTATCGTTGGGTAGGGCAaagctatctatctatctatctatctatctatctataccgCTGGATTTTCGGTCTGATCGGCTCatcataatttaaaaaaacaactacCCTGATGGCAAACACAACATAAACATTTTAAATTGTGTCATATCTACTATTTTACGTACACTCTACATCGAGTCTAACTGGTCTGCGCAATGAGACATTTGTTTACAAACGAATTCTGCCGCGTTCCAGGTGGCAAATTCGCTAGTAATATGGCTCTTGATGATACCAGACGAAAAAGGAAGCGAGACAACCCACTCACAGTTTTTTTTCTGGTTCATTATTGCATTGGTGCCTATGGGAGACACACCCAGTTAAGTAGACCGGAACTTGCTTTTTTTTCAATGGTAAACGGCCAGGGTGAACTATATTcctttatccaccatctttgcttAATACCCAAAATTACTGGCTAACTACCTACCTTAGCCAGGGACTAGCACGAATCTACCTCAATGCTAGGCAACTAACCGTGAAATTCACATAAAATAAAAGGCCTCTCTTTATTAATTTAGTTAACCAACATTACCATTTGTGATGTCTTTGCAATCCTCGATCAAATTTCAACAATAGTAAACAACTGCTCCGGGTCAAAATCTGGTTCGACGACGCCGGAAATCATCGGCTAAACTCGGATGGATTCGGTATATAGCTGGCCAACCATTGGTTGGGTCTTCTTCTTCTATGATGTCATTGCGGTGGCGGTCCGCAAACAAACGTTGAATGTGCATGCCCCCGcctactgtgctggagtgtgCGATCAATCATGGCTTGCCTAATTCTGTACTACTAAGAAAAGAAAATGTAAAAACCAGATAAATCCCTACTAatttataccccccccccccccccccccccaaacaaaaaactcccaaGCCCCCAACCATTGGACTTGATATTATGCTGAAACAATCCCCCCTAAGGAttattcagcatgtcaacaaccATTTCGGCAGTAGCATCTGTTACCCTGAATAACTATTTTGCCTTATCCACAATAACCTTCCATTTCTGCTCTCCACAACCTGAGGCATGCTGATAAAATTAAATGAAAGCTATGAAGTTAACTTTATTTCAAAGTGTCCTTTGACACAGCACATTCATGAGCACAAGATTTCTGAACAAGTCTCGAAACCATGCCAGGCCCAGCAGAAGCACCAGCTACCACAttaggtccacttagtacaggagcagtCTTGGAAGCTCCATCAGCCTGCACTGTAGTTCCACCATTCTGTCTTACAGCCTTTGCATATGATACCTGATGACTGACTCTATATCGCTGTGCCGCTCTAGATTCTCTCTGCACCTGACATCAACCAAATTCTGCACTATGCCCCCCCGGATAGTGTGTAAATGAGGCCCTGTGGTCTCAAACACCATCACCACTCTGGCACATTATTACTCTTGCTTCCTACCATGGTCCTCTTTACTTGACACTCCACTGCTGtctgtatcatgatctcttttcTTCGTATTCCTTTCCACTACCGGCAGTTCCGTTCCTCAACCCCCATCCTCCCACTCCATACCAGCAGAACTGACACCCATATTGTTCACAATCCAGCATAGCTCTTTGTTCTCCAACCTTTGCTCCATTTCCTCCATTTCGTCCACACTACTCGCCTCCATTTTCAACCAACTTCATCAAACCAACAATCACGCTTCCTTTTTTCCTCCAGCCATTAGttggttcttcttcttctttgaggTCTATTGGCAGACTACAAACGATACGGTCTATTGCCGGCACCTACTCTATGGTGTAGTAAACTATAGAAAACAATTATTTGcatgaaagggaaaggggggctGGAGACATCATGCAAAAGACACATTAAAAAAATTCATCCCTCTCCTTCAGTCCAACTCGAATCACATCCCAACAGGCTCAGGGACCTGTGAGGGTGGAACATTCTTCAACAGGATTCCTTGCAAGGCCTCAGTTGTAAAACATTTAGTCCTAAAAAACATTCAGCTGATACCAATTTTCTCTGATTTCTTCTCTATTTACGCTGATCATTTTATGACCATTGCAATAAATGACACAAAGTCCACCTTTTTAACGTGGATTATATTAGCATCCCTCAGATGCCTAGAAACATTCACTGGTGCAGGCTCTACTACCATTGCATCCTCAACATTACTCACTCCTTCAACTCTTTTCTTCGCTTCCAGATAGGAGACACACTGGCCAGCCCTTACTCTTGTGACATCTTTCTACTTCAGCCTAACAGGGCAATCAGGAAATTCAGGTTCGTGTTCGTCACCACAATTGCAACATATAGTATAACCTCCGCTGGCACTCAAGCTCTTAAAAAGCCACTGAACACATCGACTAGCACATTGGATGTGTGTTTCCTGACCGATTCTGCATTtggttaatgatgtttgtttcccaTGAGACACTAGATGCAGAAGCCTATTTCCCTTCTTTAAAATCCCTAGAATTAATCTAAggtaactcaagaaatctgtaattaatgTTGAAGTTTTTGCCAAGAATGGTTTAGTTGCACAATTTTGCATCTAATTAAGGTGTTtgttgcagtatttctcaagtaaaaaaaaaaatgcaatgtGTTGTCTTAAGTAAACAAAGTCAGAGCttctgggcaggtctgtctcactatCTCTGCATAGAGAGCAATCAGCGCAGCTGTTCACCTCATGTTGGTGGTCAAGTGGACATCGTCAAGTCAAAACCAAACCTTCATTTACCAGTTGTGACACACGGATGTTCCAAACGTCGTTTTAGACGATACTGACATTATAAGAAAACACGTTGTAGtaaattttgacactagaataactgTTTCTGACTTATATTGATGCCACATTGTCACGCTCGCTAtcctcaaactccctgtcataaatcgaccaaggcgcagcgtgtatgtagttccacatcttttaatgaaCGTGAAACAACCAAAAAACAAACAGGTAAACAGCAAAGAACGTGACGCAACCgaagtgcgcacacacacacacacacacacacacacacatacaaacaaacaaacaccaggGAGAGAAgcatgggagggaggggagaggtagtCCTCAGTGTTGTTTAGGTTGTTAGTACAGTAGGCTGTATCCACTTTCAACTACAATGCCAGAGAGCTTCTATCCATGTCAAGGCTTCTAATGTAGGTACATTTCGTTATTGCAGAATATGTAATTACAGTGGTTGCATTGCACAGTTTTTATTAATCTATTAGTAAAATGCATTGCCGTGTGTGATACTGCTGTCCcgtacaaaaaaataataattctcaATCTATTTAGAAATAGATTCAGAATAAGTCAAATATATTTGCTATGCATTTGATAAAACCAATATGCTTTTTAATATTTCATTTAGTGTACTTTGGGATTATGTCTTTAAAAATATGAAAATAGAATTGCTTCTGAATGTGATGTGGATTCTACTCTATCGTTCACTGTAGTCAAAGCAAATTCATTTTGCTTTGACTACAatgaatacatgtttttttttattgtatttatcAATGACATGCACAGATTAAGTTTGCTTGCTGATCGGGGCCATATATGGGGCCTGGTGGTCAAGACTCGTACCTCAAAAGAGACTCTTGGCCAGGGAAGGGGGTTGTGCTGATGTGACGGTCAATTCTTACACTTACAGAACTCTCAAACCCTTGCTGATTACTAGCAAAGGCAAATTGTGTGCTCTTATACTTTCATTAGGATGTCAGCATTTCCTCATCCTGGCCAGTATCCAGAAGTCTTTTTCAAAATGTAGATTAATAATATATTAACTATGCTATTTGTTGCATATCTGTGCATTTCCACCAGGTCCTGATTGTAAATTGAAGTACCTGAAACTGCAGCCTCCAACCAATTTAGTGAATACCTGAAATATCCTTTGTCTCTTTCATGCCTTTTAGATTTCAAATTGATTGAGCTGCTTTAGAGACAGCAAATGTTTCATGACGGATGCCATGGATGGGAAACTTGAGTCTGGAGATGTGAATAAAAAGAGATCAGAGTTGTGCTATGTAATAGATGACCTAAGTGCACAACATGCTCCTAATGGATTGGACCACACAGGTACTTCATGTGCTTCATGTGTACAGATTGCTAGCCTTTCAAAGTGAATGTTCAGTATTTCTGGGTGTATTGTAATTTCATAGCTATGTGTTATGTTTTCTTCCCCTCACCCAGGAAACAAATATTGCATGTTGTATGTGGTCATTTCTTCCCAATCAAAGAATCTTTGACTTTGTCAGACCAGGTGCACAATGACAGTCAACTATCTTTGACTGAAGTCTCTGCCAATGAGAGCTCCTACCTGCAACCTATTTATTCTGTATTACCAACAAAAAGATTACTTTGAATGAAGATGAAGATTACTTTGAATGAAGATTGTTTCAATCTGTACATTGCATTAGCTGAAAACGTAACAGACCACCACTTATGTCTTGATCTCATTTTATATCAGGTCTGTCACATTCAGAAACTCCTATTGGTGAGAATTCTGAATTTCATCACCAGAACATCCATATAACCTTACCAACAGACGACATGAGTGACGCACAACAATGGTCGGTGGCAAAATCGCAACCACAGCTTACTTCCCCACAGTTGACCCCCACAAAGCATTGCCCACCATGCCAAATGAGACAGCCATCCACTTCAATCAGCAAGAGCAGCCACAAAACTTCTGCTGCACAGATCCTCCAAGTGGAAGGAGATGGTGAGAGCCTATTCTGAATGTGATGCAATTAATTGCTTATAGATTTAGATAGTATAAATCTAGTTTTTTATTTATAGTGTTGTACTTTCCAAATGCCTCTGCCCTTCCAATCCATGTTTCCCTGCTTCCTGTCTTATCACACCTTTAGGCCTGTGTGCCTCCATCATCTTGGCATGTCTGTTCTGCCAGCCTTGGGACTGTTTACTGGCCACGGGGAAAGGATGCCATGTCTGTGCCTCGTCCCTGTGCTCTTCCCTATGCTCCACAGTGTGCTGCTGTGAGCCTGATTCCCTGGAGCCTCTGTTGGACACGTCCCATCACTGTGGCTGCGGTGGGTGTCTGGATGCCCACTGTTGCCTGTGTGGAGGTCCAGGATTTGAGTGCTGTGTCTGTGCCACATGCATACATGCCACAGAGTGTCTGGATCTAGGCATGGAGATCTCACAAATGCTCTTCCACTAACCAGATCAGTGTCAAACGAATGTGAGCACTGTGAAGAGTCGGATATTGTAGAGATTGTGTGGGCCAAACTCAAAGGACAATAATGAATCCTTTAACAAATGTAGGTGTTGTACAGTGGAGGCTCACAATAATGTCCGGAACGGCGCTAATGGAATGGCACCAAACACCTGGAaactatgtgtttgataccattccactgatttcgTTCCAATCTCCAATCATTgccacgagcccgttctccccaattaagttgtcaccaacctcctgtggtgttgCATCTAGATCTTGGGGTAACTGACAACGTTTACTTGGTTCTTTGTATTTCTAAGTCTGCACTGGCAACCAGATTTTCTAACCAATGACTCAAGGTGACCCACAATGTAAAAGAGAGCTCACTGTAACCACATACAGACAACTCTGTGATCATTTTATTGCTGTTTATAAGCTGTCTTGATATTGGCAGCAGAGAGAAAGGATAGGAAGTGAGAGTGACTAATGAGAGGGTACCACTGCACTTTAAATTTATTGAGATTCGTGATGAACTAAATCATAAATCTGCTCATATACAAATGTACATTTAATTCAGAGCAAAGTGGCCCTAAGTGGTGAGtgaggtgggggtggggtggggtaaaTTATCTGGAATTCTTAACTGCAAGGAAGGCATCAGCATTTAGAAAGACAACTGAGAATGAAAAGTTAACAGCATGGTAATATTATTATGGACAATAAAGAGTATGAATTctacaaatgtaatatattggTAGTATAGGGCACATTTTCAGTGTGGCTGGATATTCAGAAGTTTCTTAGCTACACTGTATACACTTATAGAAAATGAGTGTTGATATTCTTAGTATTcaagaaaaaatatttataaTGGAATTAAAGTTATTAAAATGAACCTACTTACACAGAAACAGTATCTCTAGACAATTGCACTCATGTATTGAATATCTGTATTTTTGGAGATTGCACTAAGTATATTCTCCATCTTGACACAATAACTTCCGACACTTCAGCAATTTAATTACAGTAGTTTGGGAAAATAAAGCTGTAAACCTCCTTGCTCTCATGCAATCTGTGAAAATTCTGTATAATTTCCTGCAAAGTTAAGGGGATCCACAACACTACTATATTTAATACATTCCAAATCCATGTGCCAGTTGATGCCTAAGTATGTACTGATACGCGTGTATGTTTGGGACTGGTAGACGCTCCAGGTGTGAATGTGGTGTAGGTGAATGGCGGTGAAAACCCTTAAGTTCAAACTTTAGAGGGAGGAAACTACGTAGCTTCAGCGGGAGCCAAGGACCATAGTTGAAACTCCCATCTGATTCTGGTTCATTTGACTGAGCAGTAGGACCTTGTTCAAAAGCCCAGCACAATACCTCATACAACCATTATGGGTGGTAACTGTAACACGTTACACTAAACCACAGCTAAAGCCCGTTAAAGGTGATAGACTGTAACACGGCTCAAGATAGAGGGCTGCAGCCACAACAGAGATCCTTGCAGTGCGGTCAGCATATTTCATGCTGCTGTTGGGATGTCCAGCAGATTATTTAGAAACGGCTTTGTATGCATTAGCCTACCAATTGTATTAAGAACACATCTTTGTCACATTATTCACTCTCTCAGAATTTGCTGCTTCAAGTGAAATAGCCTACCTCTCCTAGTTGGGCATGCAAGATCAAATGTGCctagtacactgagtgtacaaaacattaagaacacctgcactTTCATTGAcatatactgaccaggtgaaagtcatgatcccttattgatgtcacttgttaaatccactttaatcagtgtagatgaaggtgaggagacaggttaaagaaggatttttaagccttgagaaatggattgtgtatgtgtgccattcagagggtgaatggcaaagacaaaatatttaagtgcctttgaatggggtatggtactcggtgccaggcacactggtttttgtcaagaactgcaacactgctgggtttttcacactcaacagtttcctgtgtgtattaagAATAGTCCTCCATCCAAagggcatccagccaacttgataaaACAttgggagtcaacatgggccaacatccctatGGAAAGCTTTcgaaaccttgtagagtccatgcccgcaACAAacttaggctgttctgagggtaaaaaTGATATTGATCACCCATATTTGTCTCCATCTGGAAATTGTCCCACTCCTAAAAAGGTTGGCTATCAAACGTGGCTCAAGAGAAAATGCAAGTCTCTCCAACTCGGCTCTCTTTAAACTACGTCTAGCTTATTTGTCGATATAGCCCAGTACTGATAGCCTAATATATTGGGCCACATGAGAATGTCTGGTAATTTAAcctatactgagtgtacaaaacattaggaaaaccaGCTCTTTCCACAACATagaccaggggtattcaactctacCCTAAGAGGTctagagcctgctggttttctgttctacctgataattcatTGGGAACAATGAAAACAAGCAGTGGAAcaggcttcgaggtccagagtggCGTTTGAgggacatagactgaccaggtgaatccaggtgaaagctatattcccttattgatgtcacttgttaaatccacttcaatcggtgtagatcacgtgtcaaactcatt from Oncorhynchus kisutch isolate 150728-3 linkage group LG5, Okis_V2, whole genome shotgun sequence harbors:
- the si:dkey-245f22.3 gene encoding uncharacterized protein si:dkey-245f22.3 — translated: MTDAMDGKLESGDVNKKRSELCYVIDDLSAQHAPNGLDHTGLSHSETPIGENSEFHHQNIHITLPTDDMSDAQQWSVAKSQPQLTSPQLTPTKHCPPCQMRQPSTSISKSSHKTSAAQILQVEGDGLCASIILACLFCQPWDCLLATGKGCHVCASSLCSSLCSTVCCCEPDSLEPLLDTSHHCGCGGCLDAHCCLCGGPGFECCVCATCIHATECLDLGMEISQMLFH